In a genomic window of Zerene cesonia ecotype Mississippi chromosome Z, Zerene_cesonia_1.1, whole genome shotgun sequence:
- the LOC119835811 gene encoding ATP synthase subunit b, mitochondrial-like → MLIYKISNLRNQSQYAIPLILYAHTKTCPANFKPTKKPVCPAPGSKTPGASSTSSGGTGLKRGDPGKVRLGFIPEEWFTFFHNKTGVTGPYLFWILLANYLFSKEIFVMEHEYYVGLSIFVILYTGTKKLGPSAAKYFDEQVDAVANGLEQSRKDMMALYETTIKDAKDMQTRANGQKMLMEAKKENVAMQLEAAYRERLMQVYNTVKGRMEYHVKRNRVENRIHQKWMIDWILSNVRKSITPEFEKQALNRAIEDLGALAGKA, encoded by the coding sequence ATGCTAATTTACAAGATATCAAACCTAAGGAACCAATCGCAATATGCAATACCTCTCATATTGTATGCACACACAAAAACTTGCCCAGCTAATTTCAAACCAACAAAAAAACCCGTTTGCCCCGCGCCAGGATCTAAAACTCCTGGTGCTTCAAGCACTTCTTCAGGAGGCACCGGCTTGAAACGTGGAGATCCAGGTAAAGTCCGCCTTGGATTCATTCCTGAAGAATGGTTCACCTTCTTTCACAACAAAACTGGCGTAACTGGACCTTACTTATTTTGGATACTATTAGCAAATTACTTATTCAGCAAAGAAATATTCGTAATGGAACATGAGTATTACGTCGGTCTATCcatatttgttattctttatACCGGAACCAAAAAATTAGGCCCAAGTGCTGCAAAATACTTCGATGAACAGGTGGACGCTGTTGCTAACGGACTTGAGCAGAGTAGAAAAGATATGATGGCTTTATATGAAACAACAATCAAGGATGCGAAGGATATGCAAACAAGAGCGAATGGACAGAAAATGTTAATGGAAGCAAAGAAGGAGAACGTAGCGATGCAACTGGAAGCAGCTTACCGAGAGAGACTGATGCAAGTTTATAACACAGTTAAAGGGCGTATGGAATACCATGTGAAGCGCAATAGAGTTGAGAATCGAATTCACCAGAAATGGATGATCGATTGGATTTTATCCAATGTCAGAAAATCAATAACCCCGGAGTTTGAGAAACAGGCTCTCAACAGAGCTATAGAAGATTTAGGAGCTTTGGCTGGAAAGGCGTAA